One part of the Moorena sp. SIOASIH genome encodes these proteins:
- a CDS encoding response regulator, giving the protein MVRTKILLIEDEPSVRENILELLEAEDFEAIAGSNGRIGIELAQHESPDLIICDVMMPEVDGYEVLQTLRKHPDTATIPFMFLTARAEKTDQRQGMELGADDYLTKPFTRVELLGAITTRLEKQAALELQKDKKLDELRSNITLYLPYEMDKPLNLIMDISKLIMDKWESLERYQIKTMAEDIHQSAERLLRLIQNFLLYAELEIIATDSNKIENLRKTTSKLPNPVLGNLIQNLAQKTGRVEDLQLDWQEATIPMSQNRINKLLEELINNAFKFSEEGTPVWVNSYSENNTLILSVHDKGQGISEAEMAELEADLQFQGNLYEQQGSGLGLLIAKRLAELHGGKLTIDSTLGEQTTVQVILPLISKGLLP; this is encoded by the coding sequence ATGGTAAGAACAAAAATTCTGTTAATTGAAGATGAACCTTCAGTACGAGAAAATATACTGGAGTTACTGGAGGCTGAGGACTTTGAGGCGATTGCTGGTAGTAATGGTAGGATTGGTATCGAGTTAGCCCAGCATGAATCACCGGATTTGATTATTTGCGATGTGATGATGCCAGAAGTTGATGGTTATGAGGTATTGCAGACCTTGCGCAAACATCCTGATACGGCAACCATTCCTTTTATGTTTCTCACAGCTAGAGCTGAAAAAACTGATCAGCGCCAAGGAATGGAATTAGGAGCAGATGATTATCTGACCAAGCCATTTACTAGAGTAGAACTACTAGGAGCAATTACTACTCGATTGGAAAAGCAAGCTGCCCTTGAGTTGCAAAAAGATAAAAAACTGGATGAGTTGCGTAGCAATATTACACTGTATTTGCCCTATGAAATGGATAAACCCCTAAATCTGATTATGGATATTTCCAAACTAATCATGGATAAATGGGAGAGTTTGGAACGATATCAAATTAAGACTATGGCAGAAGATATCCATCAGTCTGCTGAACGGTTATTAAGGTTAATTCAAAACTTTTTACTTTATGCAGAACTTGAAATAATCGCTACAGATTCCAATAAAATAGAAAATCTGCGAAAGACTACCAGTAAATTGCCTAATCCGGTTCTGGGTAATTTGATTCAGAATCTTGCTCAAAAGACAGGACGGGTTGAGGATTTGCAATTAGATTGGCAAGAGGCTACTATTCCTATGTCGCAAAACCGAATTAATAAACTGTTGGAAGAGTTAATTAATAATGCCTTTAAATTCTCAGAAGAGGGAACACCTGTTTGGGTCAATAGCTATTCAGAAAATAATACGTTGATCTTGTCAGTCCACGACAAGGGACAAGGAATATCTGAAGCTGAAATGGCCGAATTGGAAGCTGACTTACAGTTTCAAGGTAACCTTTACGAACAACAAGGCTCAGGGTTGGGGCTGCTGATTGCTAAACGTCTAGCTGAGTTACATGGTGGGAAATTAACAATAGATAGTACACTGGGAGAACAAACTACAGTGCAAGTAATACTACCCCTAATCTCCAAAGGGCTACTCCCTTGA
- a CDS encoding YebC/PmpR family DNA-binding transcriptional regulator: MAGHSKWANIKRQKARVDAVKGKTFAKISREIIVAARNGIPDPEGNFQLRQAVEKAKAAGIPNENIERAIAKGAGTLGNESDNLEEIRYEGYGPGGVAILIEAFTDNRNRTAADLRSAFTKNGGNLGETGCVSWMFEQNGVVTLTGDITEDHLFEASLEGGAQTYELNEDSEGVTAEVFTEVSNLENLSQILKNQGFEVSEVQLRWIPSNTVEVTDPDLARTLLKLMDALEELEDVQNVTANFEMSDQLMSLSMI; the protein is encoded by the coding sequence ATGGCAGGACATAGTAAATGGGCAAATATTAAGCGTCAGAAAGCGAGGGTTGACGCAGTTAAAGGTAAGACCTTTGCTAAAATCTCTCGGGAGATTATAGTAGCTGCTCGCAATGGCATCCCGGATCCGGAGGGTAATTTTCAGCTCCGGCAAGCGGTGGAAAAGGCTAAGGCAGCAGGGATTCCTAATGAGAACATTGAAAGAGCGATCGCAAAAGGAGCAGGTACCCTAGGCAATGAGAGTGACAATCTCGAAGAGATTCGCTATGAGGGGTATGGTCCAGGAGGCGTTGCTATCTTGATCGAAGCTTTTACTGATAATCGGAATCGGACAGCAGCTGACCTGCGCTCAGCATTTACTAAAAATGGTGGCAATCTGGGTGAAACAGGTTGCGTTAGTTGGATGTTTGAGCAAAATGGTGTCGTTACGCTTACGGGTGATATCACAGAAGACCATTTGTTTGAAGCATCCCTTGAAGGGGGAGCTCAAACTTATGAGTTGAACGAGGATTCCGAAGGTGTAACGGCTGAGGTATTTACAGAAGTTAGCAACCTGGAAAACCTGAGTCAAATTTTGAAAAATCAGGGCTTTGAGGTCAGTGAGGTGCAGTTGCGCTGGATTCCTAGTAATACAGTGGAAGTGACTGACCCAGATCTGGCGCGGACGCTTTTAAAATTAATGGATGCTCTGGAAGAGTTGGAGGATGTACAAAATGTTACCGCCAATTTCGAGATGTCCGATCAGCTGATGTCCCTGAGCATGATCTAG
- a CDS encoding DUF4231 domain-containing protein, with protein sequence MTSEVEATYSPAPSPTLKRAWERQRTYSKNATAAQKRFFLLRIGILVLSVLATLLAVVHSMLVERLTESHHTVKVIHYVLLLVPIALSVLLAGAVKFDKGGNWILLRGSAEAIKREIYCYRAQVGEYSDNTLRDAKLARKVKLISQRLKGTTVHHTSFSPYEGEVSRRKRSSLNKDKKSKDKKPQEAQQHNQDDKFSDLTPENYLVWRVEDQFKWYRKRTRKLDIQLHGYQWGVYILGGVGSFLVALDQDTWVAVTTAFAAAFSSFLELKRVETTLIAYNQAADDLYDISTWWHGLSDEEKSEKFELLVISTEKTIQSENVGWVQEMNDALAELYGETEQSEAQEKNSSPSKKVDTK encoded by the coding sequence ATGACGTCAGAAGTTGAGGCTACATACTCCCCTGCCCCAAGTCCAACCCTCAAACGTGCTTGGGAACGTCAGCGTACCTATAGCAAAAATGCCACAGCGGCTCAGAAACGTTTCTTTCTGCTGCGCATAGGAATTCTGGTATTGAGTGTGTTGGCTACTTTGCTAGCTGTGGTCCACTCAATGTTGGTAGAACGCCTCACTGAGTCACACCACACGGTCAAAGTGATTCACTACGTTCTTCTACTAGTGCCAATTGCTCTAAGTGTACTACTAGCAGGTGCAGTTAAGTTCGACAAAGGTGGCAATTGGATTCTGTTACGGGGTAGTGCTGAGGCAATTAAAAGGGAAATTTACTGTTACCGTGCGCAAGTTGGGGAATACAGTGATAACACGTTGCGGGATGCTAAGCTGGCACGCAAAGTCAAGCTGATTAGTCAAAGGCTAAAGGGCACCACAGTTCACCACACTAGTTTTAGCCCCTACGAAGGGGAAGTTTCCCGGAGAAAACGCTCATCCTTAAACAAGGACAAGAAAAGCAAGGACAAGAAACCTCAGGAAGCTCAACAGCATAATCAAGACGATAAGTTTTCTGACCTAACCCCGGAAAACTACCTAGTCTGGCGAGTGGAAGACCAGTTTAAGTGGTACCGAAAGCGAACTAGGAAACTTGATATACAATTGCATGGCTACCAGTGGGGAGTATATATCTTGGGTGGTGTGGGTTCATTTCTGGTGGCGCTGGATCAAGACACCTGGGTGGCGGTCACTACAGCCTTTGCTGCGGCATTTTCCAGTTTCCTGGAATTGAAACGGGTTGAGACAACGCTGATTGCCTACAACCAAGCAGCTGATGATTTGTACGATATAAGCACTTGGTGGCATGGTCTTTCAGATGAGGAAAAATCGGAGAAATTTGAGTTATTGGTGATCAGTACAGAGAAAACCATCCAAAGCGAAAATGTAGGCTGGGTGCAAGAGATGAATGATGCACTAGCAGAACTCTATGGTGAAACCGAGCAGTCGGAGGCTCAGGAAAAAAACTCGTCTCCGTCTAAGAAAGTGGATACGAAATGA